AACGGTTGTCTGGAATCGTCGGACGGGAAAACCATACTACAATGCACTTGTTTGGCAGGATACCCGGACGACGGATTTAGTAGCCAAATATGAAAAAGAAGGCGGACTAAACCAGTTTCGGGATAAAACAGGCTTGCCGGTTTCAACTTATTTCAGCGGTTTAAAATTAAAATGGCTTCTGGAAAATGTTGAAGGTTTGCGCGCAGATGCCGAAAAGGGAGAAGCTATTTTTGGAAATATTGATACTTTTTTAATCTGGAACCTGACAGGCGGAGGCCATGGCGGAATTCATGTAACGGACGTTACCAATGCCAGCCGGACACAATTAATGAACTTGCGGACTTTACAATGGGATCAGGAAATGCTGGATGCTTACAATATTCCTTTCTTAATGTTACCTGAAATAAAAAGCAGCAGTGAGGTTTATGGAACGGTTAGCAATGAAGTTTTGCCGGGCGTTCCGGTTGCAGGAATTCTGGGGGATCAGCATGCGGCGTTGGTCGGACAAACATGTTTTGAGCCGGGTATGGCAAAAAATACCTATGGAACAGGTTGCTTTTTGGTGATGAATACCGGTTCAGAATTGAAAATGTCGGATAACGGCTTGCTTACAACAATTGCCTATAAATTTGGTAATGAGCCAGTCCAATATGCATTGGAAGGAAGTGTTGCGGTAACCGGTGCCTTGGTACAATGGGTTCAGGACAATTTGGGATTGATTGAAAAAAGCAGTGATATCGAAAGTCTGGCTAAAACGGTGGAAGACAATGGCGGAGCCTATTTTGTCCCTGCATTTTCCGGATTGTATGCACCTTACTGGCGTAATGATGCGCGCGGAGTCATCGCAGGTTTGACGCGTTATGTTACCAAAGGACATATTGCCAGAGCTGTTTTGGAAGCGACAGCTTATCAGACACTTGATGTTGTAAATGCCATGGAACAGGATTCCGGTATCAAATTATCATCTTTGCGTGTCGATGGCGGAATGGTTTTGAATGAATTGCTGATGAAATTCCAGGCTGATATGCTGAATACACAAGTCGTTTCACCGGCAGTAGCGGAAACTACCGCATTGGGTGCAGCTTATGCGGCAGGTTTGGCAGTTGGTTATTGGAAAAATACAGACGAATTGAAAAGTAACTGGGCTATTGCGCATACCTGGAATCCGGATATGGAGGAAGCAAAACGCGAGGCATTATACAAAGGATGGCAAAAGGCAGTTACAAAATCCTACGCCTGGATTGATTAATGAAAATTTAATGCAGGAATGAACTATTTTATAATCTGTATAAACTAAACTCTTTTTTTGGCCTGTGTTCCTTTAAAGCGTAACTTCGCGGCGCGAAAACCTAATTAAAGTAGCCTTATGCATACCCTCCATCTTAAAAAGCCACTTGCTTTTTTTGATCTTGAAACTACCGGTGTAAACATTGCCCGGGATCGGATCGTAGAAATATCGGTGGTGAAGGCTTTGCCTAATGGGGAAACGGAAATTCGTACAAGACGCGTTAATCCTGAAATGCCTATTCCGCTGGAAAGCAGTCTGATACATGGCATTTATGATGAAGATGTAAAGGATGCGCCGACGTTTAAAATGTTCGCAAAGAACCTTGCAACGTTTTTAGACGGCTGCGATCTGGCTGGATTTAACAGCAACCGTTTTGATATTCCAATGCTGGTTGAAGAGTTTTTACGCGTTGGTGTTGAATTTGATATCAAAAACCGTCGCACAATAGATGCCCAGCGGATTTACCATATGATGGAGCCAAGAAATCTGTCTGCTGCCTATAAATTTTATTGTGATAAATCGCTGACAGATGCACATAGTGCGGAAGCTGATACTATAGCAACTTTTGAAGTTCTTCAAGGTCAAATTGCTCGTTATCAGGGTAAAAAGGTGATTGATTCACATGGAAAAGAATTAGGAACCGTCGAAAATGATGTAGCGGCTTTGCATGCGTTAACCGCGTCGAAGCTTATTGATTTTGCAGGACGCATGGTTTATAACGAGAAAGGGGAGGAAGTTTTTAACTTTGGAAAACATAACGGCAAACGTGTTGCTGATGTTTTGAAAAACGAGCCTTCTTTTTACGACTGGCTTATGAAAGCGGAATTTCCATTGGATACGAAACGTAAGCTGACAGAAATAAAATTACGTGCTTTAACACAGAGATAACATAATAGGTACGCTTAACATTTGAGTAAGCGGTATTTATGTCTATTTTTGCCAGCATATAAAGATAAATTCAGTGATTGGGGCAATAATCCGAAGTCCTGAAAATTTTAAATTATTGACTAATTTTAATCGAATACCCATTTAGGTAAATCTGCTATGATCCCGAACCCGAATATACCAGAGGTTATTCAGAATGTCCCGCTTCAATATTATCTCATCCTCAGCACATTACTTTTTGTGATTGGTATCATTGGCGTACTTACACGCCGCAATGCGATCATCATTTTTATGTCTGTCGAGTTGATGTTAAATGCCGCTAATATTTTATTGATCGCTTTTTCATCTTACCGGTCGGATCCTTCCGGGCAGGTATTCGTGTTTTTTATTATGGCCGTAGCCGCTGCCGAGGTAGCTGTTGGTTTGGCGATCATCGTTATGATTTACCGGAATACGCGTAATACGGACATCGGTTTCCTTAATAAATTGAAATGGTAAGCCTTATTGGTTAATATACAAAATATAGAATATGTCTGCTTCATTACTAGTTCTGATTCCATTATTACCTTTTTTGGGTTTTCTGATTAATGGTCTCGGATTCCGTACAATACCAAAAGGTGCCGTTGGGATAATCGGGTCATTAGCTGTTATAGGTAGTTTTGCTCTTTCTCTGAATGCGTTTAATGCATTCGTTGCAGCCGGAAGCACTCCTTTTGTTTTGCCGCTTTTCAACTGGATCACGGTTGGCAATCTTAACATTCCATTTTCTTTCCAGATCGATCAGCTTTCATTATTGATGTTGATGATTATTACGGGTGTGGGATCATTAATCCACATTTATTCAATCGGTTACATGAAACATGATGAAGGTTTCGGTAAGTTTTTTGCTTATCTGAATCTCTTCCTTTTCTTCATGTTACTGCTCGTTTTAGGTTCAAATTATGTAATCATGTTTATCGGTTGGGAAGGTGTAGGACTTTGTTCTTATCTGCTGATCGGGTTTTGGAATAAAAATACAAACTATAACAACGCTGCTCGTAAGGCGTTCATCATGAACCGTGTAGGAGATTTGGGTTTCCTCTTAGGGATTTTCACAATCATCGCTACTTTCGGTTCAGTAGAATATCTTGAAGTATTTAGTAAGGCCACGAGTTTCTCAATTGGTGATCCCGTAATTATTGCAATTACTTTGTTTCTGTTTATTGGAGCAATGGGAAAATCGGCACAAATTCCTTTATATACCTGGTTACCAGATGCGATGGCGGGTCCAACACCGGTTTCTGCACTTATCCACGCAGCAACGATGGTAACGGCAGGAATTTATATGGTGATCCGTTCAAACGTCCTCTATTCTCTTGCGCCGTCAACGCTTGAACTGGTTGGAATTATCGGTGGTGCAACGGCACTTTTTGCTGCATCGATCGGACTTTTACAAAATGATATCAAAAAAGTACTGGCTTATTCTACTGTAAGTCAGCTGGGGTATATGTTCATGGGGTTAGGTGCGATGGCTTATTCGGCTTCGATGTTCCACGTAATTACCCACGCATTTTTCAAAGCATTATTATTCCTTGGAGCTGGTAGCGTTATTCACGCTATGTCCGACGAACAGGATATTCGTTCAATGGGTGGTTTGCGTAAAAAACTTCCAATCACGTTCCTTACTTTTTTAATCGCAACAATTGCGATTTCAGGTATTCCTCCATTCGCAGGTTTCTTCTCAAAGGATGAAATTCTGGCCCACGTTTTTGAACATAATAAAGCACTTTGGGTAGTCGGTGTACTTGGTTCCTTGATGACATCCTTCTATATGTTCCGTCTGCTTTTCCTTACTTTCTTTGGAAAATTCCGCGGGACACATGATCAGGAGCATCATTTGCATGAATCGCCTGCCTCCATGACAATTCCTTTGGTGATTCTGGCCGTTCTTTCTGCTTTGGGTGGATTTATCGGGGTTCCGGAAGCATTGCACGGAACACATCACTTGGCAGAATTTATGGAGCCATTGTATGCAGGTTCACACCAGGTTAATCCGGCAGCTTTTGAACCAACGACTTTGTCGCATTCCGAAGAATATATTTTGATGGCCGTTTCGGTTGGTGTTGCCTTGCTTTCTTTGATTGTTGCTTACGTGATGTATATTCAAAAAGAAAGTGTTCCTGCTCCGGATTCGGAAGAAAAATCAGCGGTACAAAATCTGGTTTACAACAAATATTACGTTGACGAACTTTACAACGCAGTTTTTGTAAAACCAATCAAATCACTTTCCAACGTCCTTTACAGTTTCGGTGAATTCTTCATTGATCTTTTTGTAAATGGTACGGCAAGGCTTATCGCTTTTCTGGGAGGGTTATTACGTAAAACGCAGACAGGTTCAACCGGTGATTACGTATTTGCTATGGTTTTAGGAATCGTGGTGATTTTGTTCTGGAAGCTGTTATTATAGGCATTTTGTTGAAACTGA
The sequence above is drawn from the Dyadobacter subterraneus genome and encodes:
- the glpK gene encoding glycerol kinase GlpK — its product is MSKYIAAIDQGTTSTRCILFNHQGKIVSVGQKEHEQIYPQPGWVEHNPEEIWKNTLEVIAISRIKASATAADIAAIGITNQRETTVVWNRRTGKPYYNALVWQDTRTTDLVAKYEKEGGLNQFRDKTGLPVSTYFSGLKLKWLLENVEGLRADAEKGEAIFGNIDTFLIWNLTGGGHGGIHVTDVTNASRTQLMNLRTLQWDQEMLDAYNIPFLMLPEIKSSSEVYGTVSNEVLPGVPVAGILGDQHAALVGQTCFEPGMAKNTYGTGCFLVMNTGSELKMSDNGLLTTIAYKFGNEPVQYALEGSVAVTGALVQWVQDNLGLIEKSSDIESLAKTVEDNGGAYFVPAFSGLYAPYWRNDARGVIAGLTRYVTKGHIARAVLEATAYQTLDVVNAMEQDSGIKLSSLRVDGGMVLNELLMKFQADMLNTQVVSPAVAETTALGAAYAAGLAVGYWKNTDELKSNWAIAHTWNPDMEEAKREALYKGWQKAVTKSYAWID
- a CDS encoding 3'-5' exonuclease, translating into MHTLHLKKPLAFFDLETTGVNIARDRIVEISVVKALPNGETEIRTRRVNPEMPIPLESSLIHGIYDEDVKDAPTFKMFAKNLATFLDGCDLAGFNSNRFDIPMLVEEFLRVGVEFDIKNRRTIDAQRIYHMMEPRNLSAAYKFYCDKSLTDAHSAEADTIATFEVLQGQIARYQGKKVIDSHGKELGTVENDVAALHALTASKLIDFAGRMVYNEKGEEVFNFGKHNGKRVADVLKNEPSFYDWLMKAEFPLDTKRKLTEIKLRALTQR
- the nuoK gene encoding NADH-quinone oxidoreductase subunit NuoK; protein product: MIPNPNIPEVIQNVPLQYYLILSTLLFVIGIIGVLTRRNAIIIFMSVELMLNAANILLIAFSSYRSDPSGQVFVFFIMAVAAAEVAVGLAIIVMIYRNTRNTDIGFLNKLKW
- the nuoL gene encoding NADH-quinone oxidoreductase subunit L, with product MSASLLVLIPLLPFLGFLINGLGFRTIPKGAVGIIGSLAVIGSFALSLNAFNAFVAAGSTPFVLPLFNWITVGNLNIPFSFQIDQLSLLMLMIITGVGSLIHIYSIGYMKHDEGFGKFFAYLNLFLFFMLLLVLGSNYVIMFIGWEGVGLCSYLLIGFWNKNTNYNNAARKAFIMNRVGDLGFLLGIFTIIATFGSVEYLEVFSKATSFSIGDPVIIAITLFLFIGAMGKSAQIPLYTWLPDAMAGPTPVSALIHAATMVTAGIYMVIRSNVLYSLAPSTLELVGIIGGATALFAASIGLLQNDIKKVLAYSTVSQLGYMFMGLGAMAYSASMFHVITHAFFKALLFLGAGSVIHAMSDEQDIRSMGGLRKKLPITFLTFLIATIAISGIPPFAGFFSKDEILAHVFEHNKALWVVGVLGSLMTSFYMFRLLFLTFFGKFRGTHDQEHHLHESPASMTIPLVILAVLSALGGFIGVPEALHGTHHLAEFMEPLYAGSHQVNPAAFEPTTLSHSEEYILMAVSVGVALLSLIVAYVMYIQKESVPAPDSEEKSAVQNLVYNKYYVDELYNAVFVKPIKSLSNVLYSFGEFFIDLFVNGTARLIAFLGGLLRKTQTGSTGDYVFAMVLGIVVILFWKLLL